In the genome of Lysobacter sp. 5GHs7-4, the window CTCAGGCCGCGCCCTGGATCTGCGCGTGCAGTTCCTGCAGCGACCACACCGGGCCCTGGCCGCGGTAGTCCAGCGAGTTCACCAGCGCGCGCGCGCCCGACACCGTGGTCGAGTACGTGACGCGCGCCTGCAGCGCCTCGCGGCGGATCGAGAACGAGTCCGAGATGGCCTGACGGCCTTCGGTGGTGTTGATGATGTAGACGATCTCGCCGTTCTTGATCAGGTCGACCACGTGCGGGCGGCCTTCGGTGACCTTGTTGACCACGTCGCAGGCCACGCCGTGGCCGGCGAAGAAGGCCTGGGTGCCGCTGGTGGCGACCAGGCTGTAGCCACGGCGCACCAGTTCCTGCGCCACCGGCAGCACGCGCTGCTTGTCCGGATCGCGCACCGACACGAACACCTTGCCCACCGGCGGCGCCTTGATGCCGCCGGCTTCCTGCGCGCGCGCCATGGCCGCGCCGAAGTTCTTGCCCACGCCCATCACCTCGCCGGTGGAGCGCATCTCCGGCCCCAGGATCGGGTCCACGCCCTGGAACTTGGCGAACGGGAAGATCGCTTCCTTGACCGAGTAGTAGTCCGGCACGATCTCTTCCAGCGCGCCCTGCGAAGCCAGGGTCTGGCCGACCATGCAACGCGCGGCGATCTTGGCCAGCGCCATGCCGGTGGCCTTGGACACGAACGGCACCGTGCGCGAGGCGCGCGGATTCACTTCGATCAGGAACACGGTGTCGCGGCCTTCGGCGTCGGTCTGGATCGCGAACTGGGTGTTCATCAGGCCCACGACCTTGAGCGACTTGGCCAGCGCCACGACCTGCTTGCGCAGCTCGTCCTGGGTCGCCTGCGACAGCGAGTACGGCGGCAGCGAGCACGAGGAATCGCCGGAATGCACACCGGCCTCCTCGATGTGCTCCATCACGCCGCCGATCAGCACGTGGCCCTCGCGGTCGGCGATGATGTCGACGTCGACCTCGACGGCGTTGTCGAGGAAGCGGTCCAGCAGCACCGGCGAATCGTTGGACACCTTGACCGCGTCGCGGATGTAGCGCGTGAGGTCGGCGTCGGAATAGACGATTTCCATCGCGCGGCCGCCCAGCACGTAGCTGGGACGCACCACCATCGGGTAACCGATCTGGCCGGCCAGCAGCAGGGCTTCGTCGGGATTGCGCGCGGTGCGGTTGATCGGCTGCGCCAGCCCCAGTTCCTGCACCAGCTGCTGGAAGCGCTCGCGGTCCTCGGCCAGGTCGATGCTGTCCGGCGAGGTGCCGATGATCGGCACGCCATTGGCCTCCAGCGCGCGCGCCAGCTTCAGCGGGGTCTGGCCGCCGTACTGGACGATCACGCCCTTGGGTTTTTCGAGGTCGGCGATTTCCAGCACGTCTTCCAGCGTCAGCGGCTCGAAGTACAGGCGGTCGGAGGTGTCGTAGTCGGTCGACACGGTCTCCGGGTTGCAGTTGACCATGATGGTTTCGTAGCCGTCCTCGCGCAGGGCCAGCGCGGCATGCACGCAGCAGTAGTCGAACTCGATGCCCTGGCCGATGCGGTTGGGGCCGCCGCCGAGCACGATGATCTTGTCGCGGTTGGTCGGCTGCGCCTCGCACTCGTCCTCGTAGGTCGAGTACATGTAGGCGGTGGTGGTGGCGAACTCGGCCGCGCAGGAGTCCACGCGCTTGTACACCGGGCGCACGCCCAGGGCGCGGCGCAGCGTGCGCACGGCGGTCTCGTCGGTGCCGGTGAGCTGGGCGATGCGCGCGTCGGAGAAACCCATGCGCTTGAGCGCGCGCATGCGGTCCCGATCCAGCGAGGCCAGGCCGGCGTCGGCCAGCGTGCGCTCGGCGGCGATCAGTTCCTCGATCTGGTCCAGGAACCAGGGATCGACGAAGGACAGCGCGTGCACGTCCTCCACGCTCATGCCGGCGCGGAAGGCGTCGCCGATATGGAACATGCGCTCCGGGCCCGGCTCCTTGAGCTCGCGGCGCAGCTTGACCAGATCGACCTCGCTGGACAGGTCCAGGCCGGTCGGGTCCAGGCCGACCTTGCCGGTCTCCAGCCCGCGCAGGGCCTTGTGCAGCGACTCCTGGAAGGTACGGCCCATGGCCATCACTTCGCCCACCGACTTCATCTGCGTGGTCAGGCGCGCGTCGGCCTGCGGGAACTTCTCGAACGCGAAGCGCGGAATCTTGGTGACCACGTAGTCGATGGTCGGCTCGAACGAGGCCGGAGTGGCGCCGCCGGTGATCTCGTTGCGCAATTCGTCCAGGGTGTAGCCCACCGCCAGCTTGGCGGCGATCTTGGCGATCGGGAAGCCGGTGGCCTTGGAGGCCAGCGCCGAGGAGCGCGACACGCGCGGATTCATCTCGATCACCACCACGCGGCCGTTCTGCGCGTTGATGCCGAACTGCACGTTGGAGCCGCCGGTGTCGACGCCGATCTTGCGCAGCACCGCGATCGAGGCGTCGCGCAGGCGCTGGTATTCCTTGTCGGTCAGGGTCTGCGCCGGCGCGACGGTGATCGAATCGCCGGTGTGCACGCCCATGGCGTCGAAGTTCTCGATCGAGCACACGATGATGCAGTTGTCCGAGGTGTCGCGGACCACCTCCATCTCGAACTCCTTCCAACCCAGCACCGACTCCTCGACCAGCACTTCGGTGGTCGGCGAAAGCTCCAGGCCGCGGGTGACGATCTCGACCAGTTCCTCGCGGTTGTAGGCGATGCCGCCGCCGCTGCCGCCCAGGGTGAAACTGGGGCGGATGATGGTCGGGTAGCCGACGCGGGTCTGGATGTCGATCGCCTCTTCCAGCGTGCGCGCGACTTCGGCCTTCGGGCATTCCAGGCCGATTTCCTTC includes:
- the carB gene encoding carbamoyl-phosphate synthase large subunit, producing MPKRTDIKTVLIIGAGPIVIGQACEFDYSGAQACKALRDEGYRVVLVNSNPATIMTDPNMADAVYIEPINWQTVEKIIAKEKPDALLPTMGGQTALNCALDLADNGVLEKYNVELIGAKREAIRMAEDRELFRVAMKEIGLECPKAEVARTLEEAIDIQTRVGYPTIIRPSFTLGGSGGGIAYNREELVEIVTRGLELSPTTEVLVEESVLGWKEFEMEVVRDTSDNCIIVCSIENFDAMGVHTGDSITVAPAQTLTDKEYQRLRDASIAVLRKIGVDTGGSNVQFGINAQNGRVVVIEMNPRVSRSSALASKATGFPIAKIAAKLAVGYTLDELRNEITGGATPASFEPTIDYVVTKIPRFAFEKFPQADARLTTQMKSVGEVMAMGRTFQESLHKALRGLETGKVGLDPTGLDLSSEVDLVKLRRELKEPGPERMFHIGDAFRAGMSVEDVHALSFVDPWFLDQIEELIAAERTLADAGLASLDRDRMRALKRMGFSDARIAQLTGTDETAVRTLRRALGVRPVYKRVDSCAAEFATTTAYMYSTYEDECEAQPTNRDKIIVLGGGPNRIGQGIEFDYCCVHAALALREDGYETIMVNCNPETVSTDYDTSDRLYFEPLTLEDVLEIADLEKPKGVIVQYGGQTPLKLARALEANGVPIIGTSPDSIDLAEDRERFQQLVQELGLAQPINRTARNPDEALLLAGQIGYPMVVRPSYVLGGRAMEIVYSDADLTRYIRDAVKVSNDSPVLLDRFLDNAVEVDVDIIADREGHVLIGGVMEHIEEAGVHSGDSSCSLPPYSLSQATQDELRKQVVALAKSLKVVGLMNTQFAIQTDAEGRDTVFLIEVNPRASRTVPFVSKATGMALAKIAARCMVGQTLASQGALEEIVPDYYSVKEAIFPFAKFQGVDPILGPEMRSTGEVMGVGKNFGAAMARAQEAGGIKAPPVGKVFVSVRDPDKQRVLPVAQELVRRGYSLVATSGTQAFFAGHGVACDVVNKVTEGRPHVVDLIKNGEIVYIINTTEGRQAISDSFSIRREALQARVTYSTTVSGARALVNSLDYRGQGPVWSLQELHAQIQGAA